One stretch of Gopherus flavomarginatus isolate rGopFla2 chromosome 2, rGopFla2.mat.asm, whole genome shotgun sequence DNA includes these proteins:
- the TMEM70 gene encoding transmembrane protein 70, mitochondrial has product MPLLAAGGSRARALAFWLRSARRCAAAALPRPPGIRAPAARSHRWAALNDPPSASSCVVPMLPRARGPGSVGALPRAEGRLEQIIFSPVAPVRCFTTSSFHGQLEDGRLVYTGNLAKTVLGVKFFSYSTSMFSFCMMPYIILKTGIGVESVFLKTAFYGIVGFFTFITPVTLHLLTKGYVVRLYHKAETDTYTAITYNAMLAEKRTVFHQRDVKVPDISKMFTTFYAKTKSMLVNPMLFTYPQDYNHLMGYDKPFYFDLEEQKESSESK; this is encoded by the exons ATGCCGCTCCTGGCTGCAGGCGGCTCCCGAGCCCGGGCGCTGGCGTTCTGGCTGCGGAGCGCTAGGCGGTGTGCAGCTGCCGCGCTGCCTCGTCCTCCGGGGATCCGCGCACCAGCGGCGCGCAGCCACCGATGGGCGGCTCTGAACGACCCTCCGAGCGCGTCTAGTTGCGTGGTCCCGATGCTGCCGCGGGCCCGAGGTCCAGGATCAGTTGGAGCCCTTCCCAGGGCTGAAGGGAGACTAGAACAG ATCATATTTTCTCCTGTGGCACCTGTTCGCTGCTTCACCACCTCCTCCTTTCATGGACAACTAGAAGATGGAAGACTAGTTTATACTGGGAATCTGGCAAAGACTGTGTTGG GTGTGAAGTTTTTCTCTTACTCTACGAGCATGTTTAGCTTTTGCATGATGCCCTACATCATCTTGAAAACTGGCATTGGAGTGgaaagtgtgtttttaaaaactgcGTTTTACGGCATTGTAGGATTCTTTACATTTATAACACCAGTTACCCTGCATCTGCTTACAAAGGGCTATGTGGTTCGACTGTATCATAAGGCTGAGACGGACACGTACACGGCCATTACATATAATGCTATGCTGGCAGAAAAAAGAACTGTGTTCCATCAGAGGGATGTCAAGGTTCCAGACATCAGCAAGATGTTTACAACATTTTATGCCAAAACTAAATCAATGCTTGTTAATCCAATGCTTTTCACATATCCACAGGATTATAACCATCTCATGGGCTATGACAAACCTTTTTATTTTGACCtggaggaacaaaaagaatccagtGAAAGCAAATAG